Genomic DNA from Desulfonema ishimotonii:
CATCATTTCCGGCGGGGATACGCCCCGTTGTTGAACGGTAGGGCGGGGTTACGTCCCCGCCAAAAACGGGGGATACCCATTGGCGGGGAGTGCATTGTCAAATGCTGAAACTCAGGATCGGGCATCATGCAACCTGCTGACACCGGTAGAAATTGAAATCCGCCGATCCTAAGATTAAGCGATGACAAAGCAGTCGGTTATCTGTGCCGAACTTCCCTTACCTGATTCTGAACAGCGTCGGTTTCATCCCCCAGAGGCAGAACCGGATCCAGTCGTACCCCAGCTTCAGCAATTCCGCATCGCTCCGCCGGCATTTCCGCTGAAGCTCCTTTCTGACCTTATACCGCCTGAGAAAGCTGCTGTTGAAGACAAAGTCTTTGAACTGATCCATATTATAGGCGGCCATAAAGGCCATTTTTGCTTTCGGCCCCTCCGGCCCCTCAGCCCCCCAGGGATTATTCTGGAACAGTCCCCTGACCCCGGCCCATTCGGTGGTCATGCGGTTATACCGCTTTGCCTCCTGATCATCCGCCCAGGTGTCAGTGGTCCACGCCTGCGTCTCATGCTGCCCCAGGCAGAAATCGGGCGGCCTGAAAAAATGGACCTGTTCCGCCCGGCCCCTGTCATCATATGCCAGACCGTGTTCCACGGGAAAGGTGCGGCAGGTGTCGGGCCGGTCCGGGTATACCGAACATCCCGTTTCG
This window encodes:
- a CDS encoding YkgJ family cysteine cluster protein, with amino-acid sequence MKKIDLNQIDTLPGKRLHKGDTFSFRCYPGITCFNRCCRNLNLFLYPYDVIRLKDCLGITSARFLDHYVDVVLRPGSYFPEVLLRMADNAEKTCPFLTETGCSVYPDRPDTCRTFPVEHGLAYDDRGRAEQVHFFRPPDFCLGQHETQAWTTDTWADDQEAKRYNRMTTEWAGVRGLFQNNPWGAEGPEGPKAKMAFMAAYNMDQFKDFVFNSSFLRRYKVRKELQRKCRRSDAELLKLGYDWIRFCLWGMKPTLFRIR